The proteins below are encoded in one region of Pseudonocardia sp. DSM 110487:
- a CDS encoding DUF6286 domain-containing protein produces MIRRPRRTLPATIVGLMLFVAAVVVVISCAQLITGGPPLVAFGTLGELGRTTTWNDARVLAAGGILSSVGLALLACGLLPGRPQVLALAPGDDHTAAGISRRSLARDLTSHARRADGITGARVRVGARTVTVNARTPLRDRSGLPDLVRALVIERLDDINLARPARLRVTVTSDRSA; encoded by the coding sequence ATGATCCGCCGCCCGCGCCGCACTCTGCCCGCGACGATCGTCGGCCTGATGCTGTTCGTCGCCGCCGTGGTCGTGGTGATCTCCTGCGCCCAGTTGATCACCGGTGGCCCGCCGTTGGTCGCGTTCGGCACCCTCGGGGAGCTGGGGCGCACCACGACCTGGAACGACGCTCGCGTCCTCGCGGCGGGCGGGATCCTTTCCTCGGTCGGGCTCGCGTTGCTGGCGTGTGGCCTGCTTCCCGGACGTCCGCAGGTGCTGGCCCTGGCCCCGGGCGACGACCACACCGCTGCGGGGATCTCTCGTCGGAGCTTGGCCCGTGACCTGACGAGTCACGCACGGCGCGCGGACGGCATCACCGGTGCGCGAGTCAGGGTCGGTGCGCGAACCGTCACGGTGAACGCCCGCACCCCGCTCCGGGACCGCTCCGGGCTGCCCGACCTGGTCCGCGCGCTCGTCATTGAACGCCTCGATGACATCAACCTCGCCCGACCTGCGCGACTTCGGGTGACCGTCACCTCGGATCGGAGCGCGTGA
- a CDS encoding alkaline shock response membrane anchor protein AmaP — MNPNRPARLNRTVLALLGLLCLAVGGVVLLVGAGFLGDLLPVPADAPLLPPGLVLPGWGPSAFAAVAVVIGLLALRWLIAQTARRPAGSNWQLSSEITTGTTHIGSDAAVRPLADEIEDYPGVRSATASLTGPHQHAHLYLRVSADDHADISELRRRIGADAIPRLTHALNLPALHADLLLRLVTAGGARTG, encoded by the coding sequence ATGAACCCGAACCGTCCTGCCCGGCTCAACCGCACCGTTCTGGCTCTGCTGGGCCTGCTCTGCCTCGCTGTGGGCGGGGTCGTCCTGCTGGTCGGCGCCGGCTTCCTCGGCGATCTGCTGCCGGTTCCGGCCGATGCGCCGCTGTTGCCGCCCGGGCTGGTCCTCCCGGGGTGGGGACCGTCGGCCTTCGCCGCGGTCGCCGTCGTCATCGGGCTGCTGGCGCTACGCTGGCTGATCGCCCAGACGGCCCGGCGGCCCGCCGGCAGCAACTGGCAGCTCTCATCCGAAATCACCACCGGCACCACCCACATCGGCAGTGACGCTGCCGTGCGCCCGCTCGCCGACGAGATCGAGGACTATCCCGGCGTGCGATCGGCGACCGCCAGCCTGACGGGCCCGCACCAGCACGCTCACCTGTACCTGCGCGTGTCGGCCGACGACCACGCCGACATCTCCGAGCTCCGCCGCCGCATCGGTGCCGACGCCATCCCCCGCCTCACGCACGCCCTGAACCTGCCCGCGCTGCACGCCGACCTGCTGCTGCGCCTGGTCACCGCCGGCGGAGCACGAACCGGCTGA
- a CDS encoding MFS transporter encodes MTVVHQRPPALATAVLTAGVVVVGAQAFVLAPLLPDIAAGLAASTAEAGRALSAYGAGIVASALLLGRRLDAIPRRTVLLAGMGALTVAAAGSAVASHWALLALAQLAGGIGVGVVLPATYALAAELAPPGAGARATGRVLTGWSIALVAGVPLATVLGDAIGWRAAFGALAALCVTQIALYVLLPATPAVGPTRGALGAALRAPGVAALLTGVLAYMAAFYGVFAFVGVEVRAVHGGGATMAGLVALAYGIGFGIAAGVDRFLDRLGTARLVAPALALLAAVYLALAATIGALALFLGIAVIWGLVNHVGLTLLLSRLAAIAPGLRGAVLALNTAATYGGAAVAGTLAGLMYERAGFGWLAVTAAALLALAVPVTASRKPHSSTAALDQRDQIPGPR; translated from the coding sequence ATGACCGTCGTCCACCAACGCCCTCCAGCGCTCGCCACCGCGGTACTCACGGCGGGCGTCGTCGTGGTCGGGGCCCAGGCCTTCGTGCTCGCCCCGCTGCTCCCCGACATCGCGGCGGGCCTCGCCGCGAGCACCGCCGAGGCCGGGCGGGCGCTCTCGGCGTACGGCGCGGGCATCGTCGCGTCGGCCCTGCTGCTCGGCCGCAGGCTCGACGCCATTCCGCGGCGCACCGTGCTGCTGGCAGGCATGGGCGCGCTCACCGTGGCCGCTGCCGGGTCCGCCGTCGCGTCACACTGGGCGCTGCTCGCGCTCGCCCAGCTCGCCGGCGGTATCGGGGTGGGTGTCGTGCTGCCCGCGACGTACGCGCTCGCCGCGGAGCTCGCGCCACCAGGCGCCGGAGCGCGCGCGACGGGTCGGGTGCTCACCGGCTGGTCGATCGCGCTGGTGGCGGGGGTGCCGCTCGCCACGGTGCTCGGCGACGCGATCGGCTGGCGGGCGGCGTTCGGAGCGCTCGCTGCGCTGTGTGTCACGCAGATCGCGCTGTACGTGCTGCTGCCCGCCACCCCCGCGGTCGGTCCCACCCGCGGTGCTCTCGGCGCAGCCCTGCGCGCACCGGGCGTCGCCGCGCTGCTCACCGGGGTGCTCGCGTACATGGCCGCGTTCTACGGGGTGTTCGCGTTCGTCGGCGTCGAGGTGCGTGCGGTGCACGGTGGCGGTGCGACGATGGCCGGGCTCGTCGCCCTCGCCTACGGCATCGGGTTCGGGATCGCGGCGGGTGTCGACCGGTTCCTGGACCGCCTCGGCACCGCCCGCCTGGTGGCCCCGGCGCTCGCCCTGCTGGCCGCGGTGTACCTGGCGCTCGCCGCGACGATCGGCGCGCTCGCGCTGTTCCTCGGGATCGCGGTCATATGGGGTCTGGTCAACCACGTCGGGCTGACGCTGCTGCTCAGCCGGCTGGCCGCGATCGCCCCAGGCCTCCGGGGCGCGGTGCTCGCGCTCAACACCGCCGCGACCTACGGCGGCGCCGCCGTGGCCGGCACGCTGGCCGGACTGATGTACGAGCGGGCCGGATTCGGCTGGCTGGCCGTCACGGCAGCCGCGCTCCTCGCGCTGGCGGTCCCCGTGACGGCAAGCCGCAAGCCCCACTCATCGACTGCGGCATTGGACCAGCGCGACCAGATCCCGGGCCCGCGCTGA
- a CDS encoding Asp23/Gls24 family envelope stress response protein gives MTGGTRGERLTCGRRVEDVLAQVAAGRRGERDAHQRRCPHCHAALAEYERLWAPLTELAAEKPSAPDSIVENALRRIRGAVEHLDYGVLESARGRTRIAARVVVVIARESAQAVPGVRVALGKRIAGRTGDRSDVRADGAAENPAGGAEVVAGVAGRSTAIEITLAADYGVDLHRLGERVREAVTAEVRALTGLEPVQVTVIIDDIFE, from the coding sequence ATGACCGGCGGCACGCGCGGCGAACGCCTGACGTGCGGCCGGCGGGTCGAGGACGTGCTGGCTCAGGTCGCCGCCGGTCGGCGCGGCGAACGCGACGCCCATCAGCGGCGGTGCCCGCACTGCCACGCGGCCTTGGCCGAGTACGAGCGGCTGTGGGCCCCGCTCACCGAGCTGGCGGCGGAGAAGCCCAGTGCGCCGGACAGCATCGTGGAGAACGCTCTGCGTCGGATTCGAGGCGCCGTGGAGCACCTGGACTACGGGGTGCTCGAGTCGGCGCGGGGCCGCACCCGCATCGCCGCCAGGGTCGTGGTCGTGATTGCGCGAGAGTCCGCTCAGGCGGTGCCCGGTGTACGGGTGGCCCTCGGCAAACGCATCGCCGGCCGTACCGGCGACAGGTCCGATGTCCGCGCCGACGGTGCCGCCGAGAACCCGGCCGGTGGCGCGGAGGTCGTCGCGGGCGTCGCCGGACGCAGCACTGCTATCGAGATCACCCTGGCCGCGGACTACGGAGTCGACCTCCACCGCCTCGGCGAGCGCGTCCGCGAGGCGGTGACCGCCGAGGTCCGCGCACTCACCGGCCTCGAACCGGTACAGGTCACCGTCATCATCGACGACATCTTCGAGTAG
- the cimA gene encoding citramalate synthase, with the protein MSRTEPAGTPLGDAFHVFDTTLRDGAQREGISYSVADKLAVARHLDAVGVGFIEGGWPGAMPKDTEFFARAAAGELELRHAVLVAFGSTRRAGLSVTEDPQVRALLDSQAPVVTLVAKSDRRHIERALRTDVAENCAMVADTVSFLRAEGRRVFLDAEHFFDGYKFDPDTALRVLEAAMTAGADVAVLCDTNGGMLPLGIAEVVAEVAARTGFRLGIHCQDDTGSAVANSVTAVQAGATHVQCTANGYGERTGNADLFAVVGNLVTKLGMPVLPDGALGELTRTSHALAEIANIAPDTHQAYVGTSAFAHKAGLHASAIKVDPELYNHMDPVDVGNGQRVLVTEMAGRASVELKATELGLDLAGHPDAVSAVTRTVKERELAGWSFEAADASLELLMRSAMGEADRVPFALESYRVILEHGTDGVVVAEATVRVVLADGQRQIATAEGNGPVNALDAALRAALTPTCPWLSDVELSDYKVRILTTGRSESFGTDAVTRVLLESTGPAGSWTTVGVHSNVVEASWLALVDALAYTALRERGPVTVDS; encoded by the coding sequence ATGTCCCGAACCGAACCGGCCGGAACCCCGCTCGGCGACGCATTCCACGTCTTCGACACGACGCTGCGGGACGGGGCCCAGCGCGAGGGCATCAGCTACTCGGTGGCCGACAAGCTCGCCGTCGCCCGCCACCTGGACGCGGTGGGTGTCGGCTTCATCGAGGGCGGCTGGCCGGGCGCGATGCCGAAGGACACCGAGTTCTTCGCCCGCGCCGCGGCGGGGGAGCTCGAGCTGCGGCACGCTGTGCTCGTCGCGTTCGGCTCGACGCGGCGCGCCGGCCTCAGCGTCACCGAGGACCCCCAGGTACGGGCGCTGCTCGACTCCCAGGCCCCTGTGGTGACGCTGGTAGCGAAGTCCGACCGCCGCCACATCGAGCGGGCGCTACGCACCGACGTCGCCGAGAACTGCGCGATGGTCGCCGACACCGTGTCCTTCCTGCGCGCGGAGGGCAGGCGGGTGTTCCTCGATGCCGAGCACTTCTTCGACGGCTACAAGTTCGACCCCGACACGGCGCTGCGGGTGCTCGAGGCGGCCATGACCGCGGGCGCCGACGTCGCGGTGCTGTGCGACACGAACGGCGGCATGCTCCCGCTGGGCATCGCCGAGGTGGTCGCCGAGGTGGCCGCCCGCACCGGTTTCCGGCTCGGCATCCACTGCCAGGACGACACGGGCTCCGCGGTGGCCAACTCGGTCACCGCGGTACAGGCAGGCGCGACGCACGTGCAGTGCACCGCCAATGGCTACGGCGAGCGGACCGGCAACGCCGACCTGTTCGCCGTGGTCGGGAACCTGGTGACCAAGCTGGGCATGCCCGTCCTACCGGACGGCGCGCTCGGCGAGCTGACCCGCACCTCGCACGCGTTGGCGGAGATCGCCAACATCGCTCCCGACACCCACCAGGCCTACGTCGGGACGTCAGCGTTCGCCCACAAGGCGGGCCTGCACGCGAGTGCGATCAAGGTGGACCCGGAGCTCTACAACCACATGGACCCCGTGGATGTGGGCAACGGGCAGCGGGTGCTGGTCACCGAGATGGCCGGCCGGGCCAGCGTCGAGCTCAAGGCAACCGAGCTCGGCCTGGACCTGGCCGGCCATCCCGACGCGGTGTCGGCCGTGACGCGCACGGTCAAGGAGCGGGAGTTGGCCGGCTGGTCGTTCGAGGCCGCCGACGCGTCGCTGGAGCTGCTCATGCGCTCGGCGATGGGAGAGGCGGATCGGGTCCCGTTCGCGCTGGAGTCCTACCGGGTGATCCTGGAGCACGGGACCGACGGTGTGGTCGTCGCGGAGGCGACGGTCCGCGTCGTGCTCGCCGACGGGCAGCGCCAGATCGCGACGGCCGAGGGCAACGGCCCGGTCAACGCGCTCGACGCCGCGCTGCGGGCGGCGCTCACCCCGACGTGCCCGTGGCTGTCGGACGTCGAGCTCTCCGACTACAAGGTCCGGATCCTGACGACCGGCCGCTCGGAGAGCTTCGGCACCGACGCCGTCACGCGGGTGCTGCTGGAGTCCACCGGTCCGGCCGGTTCGTGGACGACGGTCGGCGTGCACAGCAACGTCGTCGAGGCGTCCTGGCTGGCGCTGGTCGACGCGCTCGCCTACACGGCACTGCGCGAGCGCGGACCGGTCACGGTCGACTCTTGA
- a CDS encoding Asp23/Gls24 family envelope stress response protein: MTSAATEQTSARSTSGSNTAGPSATGATTGGGAGSAALASSQGRTTIADAVVQKIAGRAAREVSGVHDFGGGASRTFGAITERIPGGRATSSRGVTVEVGEKQAAIDLDIVVEYGVPIGQLAQSIRRNVIGAVEQMSGLEVVEVNINVNDLHLPDEDPGDESSEPARVT; encoded by the coding sequence ATGACCAGTGCTGCCACGGAGCAGACCTCAGCCCGTTCCACGAGCGGTTCCAACACGGCTGGACCCAGCGCGACCGGCGCGACGACCGGCGGTGGGGCCGGCAGCGCGGCGTTGGCGAGCAGCCAGGGCCGCACCACCATCGCCGACGCCGTCGTGCAGAAGATCGCCGGTCGTGCCGCTCGTGAGGTGAGCGGCGTCCACGACTTCGGTGGGGGCGCATCCCGGACCTTCGGGGCGATCACCGAGCGGATCCCGGGCGGCCGAGCCACCTCGAGCCGCGGGGTCACCGTCGAGGTCGGGGAGAAGCAGGCGGCGATAGACCTCGACATCGTCGTCGAGTACGGGGTCCCGATCGGGCAGTTGGCCCAGTCGATCCGCCGCAACGTCATCGGTGCGGTCGAGCAGATGAGCGGCCTGGAGGTCGTCGAGGTCAACATCAACGTCAACGACCTGCACCTGCCCGACGAGGACCCCGGTGACGAGTCCTCTGAACCCGCTCGCGTCACGTGA
- a CDS encoding iron-siderophore ABC transporter substrate-binding protein: protein MLRRLLIGFAAAVLVAGCASGAAPEAAAPATITVPHKFGETMVPAQPQRVVSLGYTEQDAILAFGVVPVAVRYAFGSRDDAIFPWADAAAGDARPEILPREEIDFEKIAALRPDLIMAVTAGLDQQQYDTLSRIAPTVVQPAEYVDFGTPWQVQTRVTGQALGQPERAEELVAQVEARFAEVKAAHSELAGRTLALSGPMYEGAYPFHATDDTRTRFFGALGMVVPPELDAAAGNSFYGTVSRENASMLNADVLIWQAGSPQERVEIETDPILAALPVVREGRALFMDGTDYDALQFSSALSLPYLLDQFVPRLAAAAR, encoded by the coding sequence GTGCTTCGCCGCCTGCTGATCGGATTTGCCGCCGCTGTCCTCGTCGCGGGGTGCGCCTCCGGTGCCGCGCCGGAGGCGGCGGCGCCCGCGACCATCACGGTGCCGCACAAGTTCGGCGAGACGATGGTGCCGGCGCAGCCACAGCGCGTGGTGTCGCTCGGGTACACCGAGCAGGACGCGATCCTCGCTTTCGGTGTGGTGCCCGTCGCCGTCCGGTACGCGTTCGGGTCGCGGGACGACGCGATCTTCCCGTGGGCCGATGCCGCGGCAGGCGACGCTCGGCCCGAGATCCTCCCGCGGGAGGAGATCGACTTCGAGAAGATCGCCGCGCTGCGCCCGGACCTGATCATGGCTGTGACGGCCGGGTTGGACCAGCAGCAGTACGACACGCTCAGCCGGATCGCGCCCACGGTCGTGCAGCCGGCCGAGTACGTCGACTTCGGCACGCCATGGCAGGTGCAGACCCGCGTGACCGGGCAGGCACTCGGGCAGCCAGAACGGGCGGAGGAGCTGGTCGCGCAGGTCGAGGCTCGGTTCGCCGAGGTGAAGGCCGCACATTCGGAACTCGCGGGCCGGACGCTGGCGCTCTCCGGCCCGATGTACGAGGGCGCCTATCCCTTCCACGCCACCGACGACACCCGCACCCGGTTCTTCGGCGCGCTCGGCATGGTGGTGCCGCCCGAGCTCGACGCCGCGGCGGGCAACAGCTTCTACGGCACGGTGAGCCGGGAGAACGCGAGCATGCTGAACGCCGACGTGCTGATCTGGCAGGCGGGCTCGCCGCAGGAGCGCGTCGAGATCGAGACCGACCCGATCCTCGCCGCGCTGCCGGTCGTCCGCGAGGGCCGGGCACTGTTCATGGACGGCACCGACTACGACGCGCTGCAGTTCTCCAGCGCTCTGAGCCTGCCGTACCTGCTCGACCAGTTCGTCCCACGGCTCGCGGCAGCGGCGCGGTAG
- a CDS encoding RNA polymerase sigma factor, whose protein sequence is MRRDDAERAGAALSDDDADRWLVTKARAGDMDAYEVLVRRHRDRIYRISLRMLGNRHDAEDIAQDVMIQVWTALAGFTGASSFTTWLYRIVVNRCLNQIRRRRWTRPVLEGDPQPVAGAEDTVIARQRAGAAMEAIAALPPDQRAVIVLHQLEGLTYREVAAVVNISEDAVRGRLHRARLTLVESLRSWS, encoded by the coding sequence GTGCGTCGTGACGACGCCGAGCGGGCCGGCGCCGCGCTGTCCGATGACGATGCCGACAGGTGGCTCGTCACCAAGGCGCGGGCCGGCGACATGGATGCCTACGAGGTGTTGGTTCGCCGCCACCGGGACCGGATCTACCGGATTTCGCTGCGCATGCTGGGCAATCGGCATGACGCGGAGGACATCGCGCAGGACGTGATGATCCAGGTGTGGACCGCGCTGGCCGGGTTCACCGGGGCGAGCTCGTTCACCACATGGCTGTACCGGATCGTGGTCAATCGCTGTCTGAACCAGATCCGACGCCGTCGCTGGACCCGCCCCGTACTCGAGGGCGATCCACAACCTGTGGCCGGCGCGGAGGATACGGTGATCGCCCGCCAGCGCGCGGGGGCAGCGATGGAGGCGATCGCAGCTCTACCCCCTGACCAGCGGGCCGTGATCGTGCTACACCAGTTGGAGGGTTTGACCTATCGGGAGGTTGCCGCCGTCGTCAACATCTCGGAGGACGCAGTGCGGGGACGTTTGCATCGAGCGCGGTTGACTTTGGTGGAGTCCCTGCGGAGCTGGTCATGA
- a CDS encoding alpha/beta fold hydrolase, with the protein MPHFTATDGTRLAYEEYGTGEPIVFVASWVLDADMWEYQIPYFAERGYRCIALDRRGHGRSDRPSTGYDIDTTSDDLAALLEHLDLTGVTLVGHSFGGAEVARYLARHGEERVGRVALVSAVVPFLKQTDDNPDGLPEAALEATIAQFRADRPKWFARQAQVWYATHLGNDVSPALIDWTIGKCLSASPWATTQLMRSMFHADHRAGLREITVPTLVVHGAADTSAPVALTGRRTAQLVPGCRYVEYPTAGHGLFVTHAEQLNAELLDLLKSRP; encoded by the coding sequence ATGCCGCACTTCACCGCCACCGACGGAACCCGGCTCGCTTACGAGGAGTACGGCACCGGCGAGCCGATCGTGTTCGTCGCCAGCTGGGTGCTGGATGCGGACATGTGGGAGTACCAGATCCCGTACTTCGCCGAACGCGGGTACCGCTGCATCGCGCTCGACCGGCGCGGGCACGGCCGCTCCGACCGCCCGTCCACCGGCTACGACATCGACACCACCAGCGACGATCTCGCCGCGTTGCTGGAGCACCTCGACCTGACCGGCGTCACGCTGGTGGGCCACTCGTTCGGCGGCGCCGAGGTGGCGCGCTACCTGGCCAGGCACGGCGAGGAGCGGGTGGGCCGCGTCGCCCTCGTCTCGGCGGTGGTCCCGTTCCTGAAGCAGACCGACGACAACCCGGACGGCCTCCCGGAAGCCGCACTCGAGGCCACCATCGCCCAGTTCCGGGCCGACCGGCCGAAGTGGTTCGCCCGGCAGGCGCAGGTCTGGTACGCCACCCACCTCGGCAACGACGTCTCGCCCGCGCTGATCGACTGGACGATCGGCAAGTGCCTGTCCGCGTCGCCATGGGCCACCACGCAGCTGATGCGCTCGATGTTCCACGCCGACCACCGCGCCGGACTGCGCGAGATCACGGTGCCGACGCTCGTCGTGCACGGCGCTGCCGACACGTCGGCCCCGGTCGCGCTCACCGGCCGGCGCACCGCGCAGCTCGTGCCCGGCTGCCGCTACGTCGAGTACCCGACGGCCGGCCACGGCCTGTTCGTGACGCACGCCGAGCAGCTCAACGCCGAACTGCTGGACCTGCTCAAGAGTCGACCGTGA
- a CDS encoding Asp23/Gls24 family envelope stress response protein gives MRAAGPGVTSADPAGRTSVHPGGVVVAPTVPDHRPAPAAERGRTTVGHRVIESVAARIAGEEPGVGGAARRVLGVAVTGEDAEQAPRVEVTVAGEMVSLRIRLSVTYPDPVHEVTGRVRRRLVERVWELTGKRVGMVDVVVVALHRPAGPRRVVR, from the coding sequence ATGAGGGCGGCCGGTCCGGGCGTCACCTCGGCCGATCCGGCCGGGCGCACCAGCGTCCATCCGGGCGGCGTGGTTGTCGCCCCCACCGTTCCTGATCATCGGCCGGCCCCGGCCGCCGAACGTGGTCGGACCACGGTCGGCCATCGGGTCATCGAGTCCGTCGCTGCCCGGATCGCCGGCGAGGAACCCGGCGTAGGGGGCGCGGCCCGGCGTGTGCTGGGTGTGGCGGTGACGGGTGAGGACGCCGAGCAGGCCCCGCGGGTGGAGGTGACCGTGGCCGGCGAGATGGTGTCGCTGCGGATCCGGCTGTCGGTGACCTACCCCGACCCGGTGCACGAAGTGACCGGCCGGGTCCGCCGGAGGCTGGTCGAGCGGGTGTGGGAACTGACCGGAAAGCGCGTTGGCATGGTCGACGTCGTCGTCGTCGCCCTGCACCGCCCCGCCGGCCCTCGGCGGGTGGTGCGATGA
- a CDS encoding Lrp/AsnC family transcriptional regulator: MDAIDRKILGLLLEDAGRTYAQLGREVSLSPAAVHERVRRLRASGVVRRTTVEVDPDAIGRHVLAFVLVDSDGWVKDELFAATRADPRIEEAHSVAGSSNFLLKVRVADPDELEDVLHDLYRVDGVVRSRTIMVLRRGFERGIGPPG, translated from the coding sequence GTGGACGCCATCGACCGGAAGATCCTCGGCCTGCTGCTCGAGGACGCGGGTCGTACCTACGCCCAGCTCGGCCGCGAAGTGTCGCTCTCACCTGCCGCCGTGCACGAGCGCGTGCGTCGGCTGCGCGCGTCGGGCGTGGTCCGGCGCACCACGGTGGAGGTCGACCCGGACGCCATCGGCCGGCACGTGCTCGCGTTCGTGCTCGTCGACAGCGACGGATGGGTCAAGGACGAGCTGTTCGCCGCCACCCGCGCCGACCCGCGCATCGAGGAGGCGCACTCGGTGGCCGGCAGCAGCAACTTCCTGCTCAAGGTGCGGGTCGCCGACCCGGACGAGCTGGAGGACGTGCTGCACGACCTCTACCGGGTCGATGGCGTCGTCCGCAGCCGGACGATCATGGTGCTGCGGCGGGGCTTCGAGCGTGGGATCGGGCCCCCGGGGTGA
- a CDS encoding MFS transporter, translated as MAEDVRPQGGVQALDDGSGNLVDRRNLRTAAWGGLIGTALEQYDFVIYGTATAIIFNKIFFTQADPAIGVLAGFATYAVGFLARPLGGLFFSRYGDRLGRKFVLVATLFLMGISTFLIGALPTYEQAGLLAPALLVVLRLLQGAGAGAEQAGGVVLLTEVAPRERRGRYASLVFVGASAGTALGAVVWILAQLLPQDQLLAWGWRVVFFSSAFVTVAAYVLRRRLRDAPVFEEAKREQKAAESPIRSVFTVGRRPFFRTFALNIGGNTQSYVFQVFMGSYLIQTVGVDPRLVPQALLVGALFGCVSAFVTGSLTDRFGRRPVIIAVAAFLVVFPAPAFLMLDTGNPGLVVLVIVIGFVFAAYGTVGSQGAAFAELAGSRYRYAGVALGREFSAVLGGGIAPLLSGVLVQLAAGWIGVAIYMSAIMLVSLVTAIKMPETRGRDLRLEADA; from the coding sequence ATGGCTGAAGATGTGAGGCCCCAGGGTGGGGTGCAGGCCCTTGACGACGGCTCCGGCAACCTCGTCGACCGGCGCAACCTCCGCACAGCGGCATGGGGCGGGTTGATCGGCACGGCGCTGGAGCAGTACGACTTCGTCATCTACGGCACCGCCACCGCGATCATCTTCAACAAGATCTTCTTCACTCAGGCGGACCCGGCGATCGGGGTGCTGGCGGGCTTCGCCACGTACGCGGTGGGTTTCCTCGCCCGCCCGCTCGGCGGGTTGTTCTTCTCCCGCTACGGCGACCGGCTGGGCCGCAAGTTCGTACTGGTGGCCACGCTGTTCCTGATGGGGATCTCGACGTTCCTCATCGGGGCGTTGCCGACGTACGAGCAGGCTGGGCTGCTCGCGCCGGCACTGCTCGTGGTGCTGCGGCTGCTGCAGGGCGCCGGGGCCGGCGCGGAGCAGGCGGGTGGGGTGGTGCTGCTCACCGAGGTCGCGCCACGCGAGCGTCGCGGGCGGTACGCGTCGCTGGTGTTCGTGGGCGCGTCGGCCGGCACGGCGCTGGGGGCGGTGGTCTGGATCCTCGCCCAGCTGCTGCCGCAGGATCAGCTCCTCGCGTGGGGCTGGCGGGTGGTGTTCTTCTCGAGTGCGTTCGTGACGGTCGCCGCGTACGTCCTGCGCAGGCGCCTGCGTGACGCGCCCGTATTCGAAGAGGCGAAGCGGGAGCAGAAGGCCGCGGAGTCGCCGATCAGGAGTGTGTTCACCGTGGGGCGGCGACCGTTCTTCCGGACGTTCGCGCTGAACATCGGCGGCAACACGCAGTCGTACGTGTTCCAGGTGTTCATGGGCAGCTACCTGATCCAGACGGTGGGGGTCGACCCTCGGCTGGTGCCGCAGGCGCTGCTGGTCGGGGCGTTGTTCGGGTGTGTGTCCGCGTTCGTCACGGGATCGCTCACCGACCGGTTCGGCCGCCGGCCCGTGATCATCGCGGTCGCCGCCTTCCTGGTCGTCTTCCCGGCCCCGGCATTCCTGATGCTCGACACGGGCAATCCGGGGCTCGTCGTGCTCGTGATCGTGATCGGGTTCGTCTTCGCCGCGTACGGCACGGTCGGCTCGCAGGGCGCAGCGTTCGCCGAGCTGGCCGGATCGCGCTACCGCTACGCGGGGGTGGCGCTCGGGCGCGAGTTCTCCGCGGTACTCGGTGGCGGCATCGCGCCGCTGCTCTCCGGCGTGCTGGTACAGCTCGCCGCGGGCTGGATCGGCGTGGCGATCTACATGAGCGCGATCATGCTGGTCAGCCTGGTCACGGCGATCAAGATGCCGGAGACGCGCGGTCGTGACCTGCGGCTGGAAGCCGATGCGTGA